A single window of Enoplosus armatus isolate fEnoArm2 chromosome 22, fEnoArm2.hap1, whole genome shotgun sequence DNA harbors:
- the LOC139305170 gene encoding proline-rich protein 5-like has product MEREGSFRRSLHSKLRLGSNSFSSLTDLSQAKTPGGGGGGGGGDKGGTTGGLAEECSKDRGTQQRRAGANATWNSIHNAVISVFQRKDLGENELYTLNEGVRQLLKTELGSFFTEYLQNQLLTKGMVILRDKIRFYEGQKLLDSLADTWDFFFCDVLSMLQAIFYPVQGKEPSVRQLALLHFRNIITLNLKLDEALSRPRARVPPSIIQMLLILQGVHESKGVTDDYLRLESLIQKVVSPYLGTHGLYSRDGSSNLHCSSCLLEKRLQRTWPSKPGNSPVAKNPVVRSKSYNVPMLTPVVEYDVDSSAVGVTGIRRHSVSEMTSCLEESSSVAESTTPATNNTSTSSLANHSPASTASAALSDTVTSSQDPRPGDANSPAGLHPLQLQHHSPCILPEPSPGEDTHCTGSLVSDSPASSRVLAQDTSSGPSPSSSPEIMMDNILESLDSEPEHDGIFLDFSRRCSGGSTHSIDSNRQSVA; this is encoded by the exons ATGGAACGAGAGGGCTCCTTTAGGAG GAGTCTCCACAGCAAGCTGAGGTTGGGCAGCAACTCGTTCTCCAGTCTGACCGACCTCTCGCAGGCGAAAACcccaggtggaggaggaggaggaggtggaggggataAGGGAGGAACAACTGGAGGACTGGCAGAGGAGTGCAGCAAGGACAGAGGGACCCAGCAGAGGAGGGCCGGGGCCAACGCCACCTGGAACAG CATCCACAACGCAGTCATATCAGTATTCCAGAGGAAAGATCTGGGGGAAAATGAACTCTACACTCTGAATGAAGGTGTCAG GCAGCTGCTGAAGACGGAGCTGGGCTCCTTCTTCACTGAGTACCTTCAGAACCAGCTGCTCACTAAAGGCATGGTCATACTGAGAGACAAGATCCGCTTCTATGaag GTCAGAAGTTGCTGGACTCTCTGGCCGACACATgggacttcttcttctgtgatgTTCTGTCCATGCTGCAGGCCATCTTCTATCCtgtgcag GGAAAGGAGCCGTCAGTGCGTCAGCTGGCTCTGCTCCACTTCAGGAACATCATCACCCTCAACCTGAAACTGGACGAGGCTCTGTCACGACCGCGAGCCAGAGTTCCTCCTTCTATCATACAGATGCTGCTAATcctacag ggAGTCCATGAATCCAAAGGTGTAACAGATGACTACCTTCGTCTGGAGTCTCTCATCCAGAAGGTGGTCTCTCCCTACCTCGGGACTCATGGGTTATATTCCAGAGATGGATCTTCCAATTTGCACTGCTCCTCCTGCCTATTAg aaAAGCGTTTGCAGCGCACCTGGCCCTCCAAACCAGGTAACTCCCCCGTCGCCAAGAACCCAGTAGTACGTTCTAAGAGCTACAACGTTCCCATGCTGACCCCTGTGGTGGAGTATGACGTGGACTCCTCTGCAGTAGGTGTCACCGGTATCAGACGGCACTCCGTCTCTGAGATGACTTCCTGCTTGGAGGAGAGCAGCTCTGTGGCTGAATCCACGACCCCTGCCACCAACAACACCAGCACATCCAGCCTCGCCAACCACTCTCCAGCCTCCACAGCCTCCGCTGCTCTTTCAG ACACTGTGACCTCCAGCCAGGACCCCCGGCCCGGAGACGCTAACAGTCCTGCGGGTCTCCACCCTCTCCAGCTACAGCATCACTCCCCCTGCATCCTCCCTGAGCCTTCCCCAGGCGAggacacacactgcacaggcTCGCTGGTGTCAGACTCCCCTGCGTCCTCCAGAGTACTGGCCCAAGACACGAGCTCCGGTCCCAGTCCTTCGTCCAGTCCGGAGATCATGATGGACAACATCCTGGAGTCTTTGGACTCGGAGCCGGAGCATGACGGCATCTTTCTGGACTTCTCGCGACGCTGTTCTGGAGGGTCGACGCACAGCATAGACAGCAACAGGCAGAGTGTcgcgtga